A section of the Rhodobacteraceae bacterium M382 genome encodes:
- a CDS encoding Smr/MutS family protein encodes MTRRKLTSDEINLWHRVVEQTERMHPGAHSTPQALPLPKPKPTKQPLPRIENFELGRTAKSKPVKHELKPSIADSMRASALQMDFKSFARMKRGKIKPEARIDLHGMRQAEAHPELRHFILSSQAAGKRLVLVITGKGKRRDDPGPIPTPFGVLKHQVPQWLSLPPMAQAVLQVTPAHISHGGDGAYYVYLRRG; translated from the coding sequence ATGACACGTCGAAAACTGACCAGCGACGAGATCAACCTTTGGCATAGGGTCGTCGAGCAGACTGAACGTATGCATCCTGGGGCGCATAGCACCCCACAGGCGCTACCTCTGCCCAAGCCCAAACCAACGAAACAGCCCCTGCCCCGGATCGAGAATTTTGAACTGGGTCGCACTGCAAAATCCAAACCGGTGAAACACGAACTGAAACCGTCGATTGCGGACAGTATGCGCGCCAGTGCGCTCCAAATGGATTTTAAATCCTTTGCCCGCATGAAACGTGGCAAGATCAAACCCGAAGCCCGGATTGACCTACATGGGATGCGTCAGGCTGAAGCTCATCCAGAGTTACGTCATTTCATCTTGTCATCACAAGCCGCCGGAAAACGATTGGTGCTGGTGATTACGGGCAAGGGCAAGCGGCGCGACGACCCTGGTCCGATTCCAACCCCATTCGGAGTATTGAAACATCAAGTGCCCCAATGGCTTTCGCTTCCACCAATGGCACAGGCTGTATTGCAGGTGACACCCGCGCATATCAGCCACGGTGGCGACGGTGCCTATTACGTCTATCTTAGACGCGGCTGA
- the hslV gene encoding ATP-dependent protease subunit HslV, translating to MIGVKKGKEVVIAGDGQVSLGQTVIKGSARKVRRLKPGGFEVVAGFAGSTADAFTLLERLEAKLESTPGQLARASVELAKDWRTDKYLKNLEAMLIVTDGTDMFVITGAGDVLEPEHDVAAIGSGGNFALAAARAMMDSDKSAEEVARGAMAIAADICVYTNGRLTVEKIDS from the coding sequence ATCATTGGCGTCAAGAAAGGCAAAGAGGTGGTAATCGCCGGCGACGGCCAGGTCTCGCTTGGGCAAACCGTCATCAAGGGATCCGCCCGCAAGGTCCGCCGCCTGAAACCCGGTGGGTTCGAAGTGGTTGCAGGATTTGCTGGCTCTACTGCCGATGCCTTTACTCTGCTGGAACGTCTCGAAGCCAAACTGGAATCCACTCCCGGTCAGCTGGCGCGGGCCTCGGTCGAACTGGCCAAGGACTGGCGCACTGACAAATACCTGAAGAACCTCGAAGCAATGCTGATTGTGACCGATGGCACCGATATGTTCGTGATCACCGGAGCCGGCGATGTGCTGGAACCCGAACATGACGTGGCCGCCATCGGATCGGGTGGTAATTTTGCCTTGGCCGCCGCACGGGCCATGATGGACAGCGACAAGTCCGCCGAAGAAGTGGCCCGAGGCGCAATGGCGATTGCTGCCGACATTTGTGTCTATACAAATGGTCGACTGACAGTCGAAAAAATCGACAGCTGA
- a CDS encoding DUF1127 domain-containing protein, producing MAHTLAQTQAPVGAVATLRVVDSLMNVKNSVVAWNQARVTRKILSRLSEHQLNDIGLTRGDLF from the coding sequence ATGGCCCATACCCTCGCCCAAACTCAAGCTCCAGTTGGTGCAGTCGCAACTCTGCGTGTTGTCGACTCGCTGATGAACGTAAAAAATTCCGTTGTTGCCTGGAACCAGGCCCGCGTGACCCGCAAGATCCTGTCCCGTCTTAGCGAACACCAGCTGAACGACATCGGTCTGACCCGTGGTGATCTGTTCTGA
- the dnaQ gene encoding DNA polymerase III subunit epsilon, producing MREIVLDTETTGFDPESGDRIVEIGALELFNHLPTGETFHVYINPERSMPSEAFQVHGIGPDLLEPPQAPAPGQVTLRDKPVFSAFGQKFLDFVGDAKMVIHNAAFDMKFLNAELRWLGLPQLPWDQAIDTLAIARQRFPGSPASLDALCRRFHIDNSSRTLHGALLDSEILAEVYLELVGGRQPDFGLATVSNTPGSAGNDQWRPSARPTALPPRLTADEQAAHDAFVEKMGEGVLWRH from the coding sequence ATGCGTGAGATCGTACTTGATACCGAAACCACGGGATTTGATCCGGAATCCGGCGACCGCATTGTCGAAATCGGGGCATTGGAACTGTTTAACCACCTGCCAACCGGAGAAACGTTTCACGTTTATATCAACCCCGAACGGTCGATGCCGTCCGAAGCATTCCAGGTCCACGGAATCGGTCCGGATCTTTTGGAGCCTCCTCAGGCCCCTGCCCCAGGTCAGGTGACACTGCGCGATAAGCCGGTGTTTTCTGCCTTTGGGCAGAAGTTTCTGGATTTCGTCGGTGATGCAAAAATGGTGATCCATAACGCGGCATTCGACATGAAGTTCCTGAATGCCGAATTGCGGTGGCTTGGGCTGCCACAATTGCCCTGGGATCAGGCGATCGACACGTTGGCGATCGCCCGTCAGCGTTTTCCTGGATCACCTGCATCACTGGATGCCTTGTGCCGCCGGTTTCACATCGACAACTCATCCCGGACTTTGCATGGCGCTTTGCTCGACTCTGAGATCCTGGCCGAAGTGTATTTGGAGCTGGTCGGTGGACGACAACCCGATTTCGGTCTGGCCACCGTTTCCAACACACCCGGATCGGCGGGAAATGACCAGTGGCGCCCGTCTGCGCGCCCAACCGCATTGCCACCGCGCCTGACTGCGGATGAACAGGCTGCGCATGATGCATTTGTCGAAAAAATGGGTGAGGGCGTATTGTGGCGTCACTAA
- a CDS encoding FxsA family protein — protein MYLFLAFLMVPILEIALFIQVGDLIGLWPTLGIVVLTAILGTWLVRTQGRMAMGQLRNSFSQLGDPTEPLAHGAMILFSGALLLTPGFFTDAIGFALLVPPVRVAVYKYLRSRVTVAQFQMGPGPMPGHGFNPGARPNPTGQNDDIIDGEFEDVTSPRPRTGPSGWVEGPDRR, from the coding sequence ATGTATCTTTTCTTGGCCTTTCTGATGGTTCCGATCCTCGAGATCGCTTTGTTCATTCAGGTTGGCGATTTGATTGGGCTTTGGCCGACCCTGGGAATTGTGGTTCTGACCGCAATTTTGGGTACATGGTTGGTCAGGACACAAGGTCGCATGGCCATGGGTCAGCTGCGCAATTCGTTCTCTCAGCTGGGTGATCCGACCGAACCACTGGCGCATGGCGCGATGATCCTGTTCTCTGGTGCGCTGCTGTTGACACCCGGTTTCTTTACCGATGCCATTGGATTTGCGCTGTTGGTACCTCCGGTACGTGTCGCGGTGTACAAATATCTGCGTTCCCGGGTGACAGTCGCCCAATTCCAGATGGGCCCCGGACCAATGCCAGGACACGGGTTCAATCCTGGAGCGCGGCCCAACCCAACAGGCCAGAACGACGACATTATTGACGGCGAATTCGAAGACGTTACGTCTCCACGTCCCCGCACCGGCCCCTCGGGTTGGGTCGAAGGTCCTGATCGCCGTTGA
- a CDS encoding Tim44/TimA family putative adaptor protein, whose amino-acid sequence MNPPPMITLLVLAGIAIFLILRLKSVLGTREGFEKPPAPKESPRRRQEFEVIEGGPDRDITDHVPEDSPQANDLAAMKRIEPGFSVSEFVQGARGAYEMIVMGFERGDLDGLKPFLADEVFQTFVDVVSSREDQGLKIEAEFVGVRETTVSDVHFDKDTNLAEVTMRFVGELTSVVRDRGGDIVEGDPKHIKRQKDTWTFARTMGSNDPNWQLVATDG is encoded by the coding sequence ATGAATCCACCCCCCATGATCACGCTGTTGGTTTTGGCTGGCATTGCCATTTTCCTGATCCTGCGCCTCAAAAGCGTTCTGGGAACCCGTGAAGGGTTTGAAAAGCCGCCCGCACCAAAAGAGTCGCCTCGCCGTCGCCAAGAATTCGAAGTGATCGAAGGTGGTCCGGATCGTGACATTACCGACCATGTGCCCGAGGACAGCCCACAGGCCAATGACCTTGCGGCTATGAAACGGATCGAACCCGGGTTTTCCGTTAGCGAATTCGTACAGGGTGCCCGAGGTGCCTATGAGATGATCGTTATGGGTTTTGAACGCGGTGACCTGGACGGATTGAAACCCTTTTTGGCCGACGAGGTATTCCAGACCTTTGTTGACGTTGTGTCCAGCCGAGAAGATCAGGGCCTGAAAATTGAAGCCGAATTTGTAGGTGTGCGTGAAACCACAGTGTCTGACGTACATTTCGACAAGGACACCAACCTGGCCGAAGTTACCATGCGGTTCGTGGGTGAATTGACTTCGGTCGTTCGTGACCGCGGTGGTGATATTGTCGAAGGTGATCCCAAACATATCAAGCGCCAGAAAGACACTTGGACGTTTGCCCGCACCATGGGTTCGAACGATCCGAACTGGCAGTTGGTCGCAACGGACGGATGA
- the trxA gene encoding thioredoxin, which yields MSTVAVTDDTFDAEVKNSEVPVVVDFWAEWCGPCKQIGPALEELASEYNGAVKIAKVDVDSNPNAAAAMGVRGIPALFIFKDGQVVSNRAGAAPKAALKSWIDDSI from the coding sequence ATGTCCACCGTAGCCGTCACCGACGACACATTTGACGCCGAAGTCAAAAATTCCGAAGTCCCCGTAGTCGTGGATTTCTGGGCCGAATGGTGCGGCCCCTGCAAACAGATTGGTCCCGCTTTGGAAGAGCTGGCCAGCGAATACAATGGTGCCGTGAAAATCGCCAAGGTTGATGTGGATTCCAACCCGAATGCCGCTGCAGCAATGGGTGTTCGTGGCATTCCGGCCCTGTTCATCTTCAAGGACGGACAGGTCGTGTCAAACCGTGCTGGCGCTGCCCCAAAGGCTGCGTTGAAAAGCTGGATCGACGATTCGATCTGA
- a CDS encoding Lin0512 family protein, protein MGEKRIILEMGTGNDLYGQDYTKAARRAVQDALHHSSITLFSKLGVDHTEMRVQVTVAVQNPDAVDCDLVAGDLPRGRAQVRAVHGGLDIQDIEAGTVHVIATAAVEAFLPDLSGAYKLTQ, encoded by the coding sequence ATGGGCGAAAAACGCATCATTTTGGAAATGGGTACCGGCAACGATTTATATGGTCAGGACTATACCAAGGCTGCGCGCCGCGCGGTTCAGGACGCGCTGCACCATTCTTCGATTACGCTGTTTTCAAAGTTGGGGGTGGATCATACCGAAATGCGGGTACAGGTGACCGTTGCTGTGCAGAACCCGGATGCGGTGGATTGTGATCTGGTTGCCGGCGATCTGCCCAGAGGTCGGGCCCAGGTGCGCGCTGTCCACGGTGGGCTGGACATACAAGATATCGAAGCCGGGACTGTTCACGTGATCGCCACTGCTGCTGTCGAGGCCTTTCTGCCGGACTTGTCCGGAGCCTACAAGCTGACACAGTGA
- the secB gene encoding protein-export chaperone SecB: protein MAENDAAEGAQPQQQQQAPQVQMNVLGQYVRDLSFENVMAQKGGGGDAQPDVSVQVNLDAKKRPTENQYEVMIKLTVESKAKEKGDVLFVLEVEYVGIFNIVGVPEDQLHPFLLIECPRMLFPFLRRIVSDITSDGGFPPLNLDNIDFVAIYRNELARRQQAAADAAPKN, encoded by the coding sequence ATGGCCGAAAACGACGCAGCCGAAGGCGCACAGCCGCAGCAACAGCAGCAAGCCCCCCAAGTTCAGATGAATGTTCTGGGTCAGTACGTGCGCGACCTGTCCTTTGAGAACGTGATGGCCCAAAAGGGTGGCGGTGGCGACGCTCAGCCCGATGTCAGTGTACAGGTAAATCTAGACGCCAAGAAACGTCCGACCGAAAACCAGTACGAAGTGATGATCAAACTGACGGTCGAATCCAAAGCCAAGGAAAAAGGCGACGTTCTGTTCGTCCTGGAAGTCGAGTATGTCGGGATATTCAACATTGTTGGCGTGCCCGAAGACCAGCTGCATCCTTTCCTGCTTATCGAATGCCCGCGGATGCTGTTCCCGTTCCTGCGTCGCATTGTGTCCGACATCACCAGCGATGGCGGCTTCCCTCCGCTGAATCTGGACAACATTGATTTTGTGGCGATCTATCGCAATGAACTGGCCCGCCGTCAGCAGGCCGCCGCGGATGCCGCACCCAAGAACTAA
- a CDS encoding Lin0512 family protein, whose product MAKTRVLVEFGMGTSLRREDYTQAADRAIRDALWHNSVNMAELFDFPKEAMIIDAEIGVQQPDKVDVTALMKIFPYGTPTITVRKGGLNVEKHHTDGCTVIANAAIVVSFDLEAV is encoded by the coding sequence ATGGCCAAGACACGGGTATTGGTGGAATTCGGAATGGGCACGTCGCTCAGGCGCGAAGACTACACTCAGGCTGCGGATCGAGCGATCCGGGACGCGTTGTGGCACAATTCGGTCAATATGGCCGAGCTGTTTGATTTCCCAAAAGAAGCCATGATCATCGATGCGGAAATTGGCGTACAACAGCCGGACAAGGTGGATGTCACAGCATTGATGAAGATTTTTCCATATGGCACGCCGACAATCACAGTCAGAAAAGGCGGGCTGAATGTGGAAAAACACCACACCGATGGGTGCACTGTAATCGCCAATGCAGCTATCGTTGTCTCTTTTGATCTGGAGGCCGTGTGA
- the hslU gene encoding ATP-dependent protease ATPase subunit HslU — MTDLTPREIVSELDRFIIGQNDAKRAVAVALRNRWRRKQLSDDLRDEVYPKNILMIGPTGVGKTEISRRLAKLARAPFIKVEATKFTEVGYVGRDVEQIVRDLADAAILQTREYMREDVKAKAQTAAEERVIDAIAGAEAREGTREMFRKKLKSGELDDTVIEVDVADTSNPMGSFEIPGQPGSNVGMMNLGDLFGKAMGGRTVRKKVTVADSYELLIGEEADKLLDDEAVTRSALDSVEQNGIVFLDEIDKVCARSDARGGDVSREGVQRDLLPLIEGTTVSTKHGPIKTDHILFIASGAFHIAKPSDLLPELQGRLPIRVELRALTEKDFVRILTETDNALTLQYTALMGTEEVTVSFTDDGIAALAKIAADVNQSVENIGARRLYTVMERVFEDLSFAAPDQSGTSVTVNADFVEKNLGELTRSADVSRYVL, encoded by the coding sequence ATGACCGATCTGACCCCGCGCGAAATCGTTTCCGAACTGGACCGGTTCATCATTGGACAGAACGACGCCAAACGCGCCGTTGCCGTTGCGCTGCGCAATCGCTGGCGACGCAAACAATTGTCCGATGACCTGCGCGACGAGGTTTATCCAAAAAACATCCTGATGATCGGCCCCACCGGTGTGGGCAAAACCGAAATCAGCCGCCGCCTGGCCAAACTGGCCCGCGCCCCCTTTATCAAGGTCGAGGCGACCAAATTCACCGAAGTCGGCTACGTGGGGCGTGACGTGGAACAGATTGTCCGTGATCTGGCGGATGCGGCAATTCTGCAAACCCGTGAATACATGCGCGAAGACGTCAAGGCCAAGGCCCAAACGGCCGCCGAAGAACGGGTGATTGATGCCATTGCCGGTGCAGAGGCCCGCGAAGGCACCCGCGAGATGTTCCGCAAAAAGCTCAAGTCTGGTGAACTGGACGACACAGTCATCGAGGTGGATGTGGCTGACACGTCCAACCCGATGGGCAGCTTTGAAATCCCCGGCCAACCTGGATCCAATGTCGGTATGATGAATCTCGGCGATTTGTTCGGCAAGGCTATGGGCGGGCGCACCGTGCGCAAGAAAGTTACCGTAGCCGACAGTTATGAACTTTTGATTGGTGAAGAGGCCGACAAGCTTTTGGATGACGAAGCAGTCACACGTTCTGCACTGGATTCGGTTGAACAGAACGGCATCGTGTTCCTGGATGAAATCGACAAGGTTTGTGCCCGATCTGACGCACGCGGTGGCGATGTCAGCCGGGAAGGCGTGCAGCGGGATCTGTTGCCACTGATCGAAGGCACCACCGTCAGCACTAAACACGGCCCGATCAAGACCGACCACATTCTCTTCATTGCGTCTGGTGCATTCCACATTGCCAAACCCAGCGATCTTCTGCCCGAACTTCAGGGCCGCCTGCCGATCCGGGTTGAGTTGCGCGCCCTGACTGAAAAGGATTTTGTGCGCATCCTGACGGAGACTGACAATGCGTTGACCTTGCAATACACCGCCCTGATGGGCACCGAAGAGGTCACAGTCAGCTTTACCGATGATGGGATCGCCGCATTGGCCAAGATTGCAGCCGACGTGAACCAATCTGTCGAAAATATTGGGGCTCGCCGGCTTTATACGGTGATGGAGCGTGTGTTTGAGGATCTGTCTTTCGCTGCGCCCGACCAGTCCGGAACAAGCGTTACCGTCAACGCCGATTTTGTCGAAAAAAACCTGGGCGAACTGACCCGGTCCGCGGATGTGAGCCGTTATGTTCTGTAG
- a CDS encoding MFS transporter, with product MARQADLTSDTGFVIRNARWLSAGALLTLLSCFGQTFFISLFAGEIRAEFGLSHGEWGGIYSAGTMVSAVVMVWAGVLSDMFRVRALGTMILFGVAVACLVMAGNQWFWGLVGSIFLLRFFGQGMATHIAMVAMARWFVATRGRALAIATLGFSFGEALLPVTFVALMPILGWRVLWVICAGLAILGIPILMTLLKQERSPRHQATDQTATGIENRHWTRAQALKHPLFWFIVPSILGPSACSTAFFFHQVHLAEIKGWTHLEFVAWFPVFTGVSVLSMVGAGWALDKVGTHRLMPLFQLPVTIGYLIFAWATEPTAVMFGFIFLALTTGANATIPAAFWAETYGTAHIGAIKSLATAIMVLGTAIGPGITGVLIDAGISLETQFIGFVAYFLVTSLGVAIGLKKYGRL from the coding sequence ATGGCACGGCAGGCCGACCTGACATCGGACACCGGGTTTGTGATCCGAAACGCCCGCTGGCTGTCGGCCGGTGCGTTGCTGACGCTTTTGTCCTGTTTTGGACAGACGTTTTTTATCTCTTTGTTTGCTGGCGAAATTCGTGCCGAATTTGGACTGAGCCACGGAGAATGGGGAGGCATCTATTCGGCTGGAACCATGGTTTCGGCGGTTGTCATGGTGTGGGCGGGCGTATTGTCCGATATGTTCCGAGTGCGGGCGCTTGGCACAATGATCCTGTTTGGTGTCGCAGTGGCCTGTCTGGTAATGGCCGGAAACCAATGGTTCTGGGGGTTGGTTGGGTCCATTTTCCTGCTTCGGTTCTTTGGGCAGGGCATGGCCACCCATATTGCAATGGTTGCTATGGCCCGGTGGTTTGTCGCGACGCGGGGCAGGGCGCTGGCCATTGCAACATTGGGTTTCTCTTTTGGTGAAGCTCTGTTGCCTGTGACGTTTGTTGCCCTGATGCCGATATTGGGATGGCGTGTGTTATGGGTAATTTGTGCTGGTCTTGCGATCCTGGGAATCCCAATCCTGATGACCCTGTTGAAACAGGAGCGCAGCCCGCGCCATCAGGCCACGGATCAAACTGCCACGGGTATAGAGAACCGTCATTGGACCAGGGCCCAAGCGTTAAAGCACCCGCTGTTCTGGTTCATCGTGCCATCCATTCTCGGCCCAAGCGCCTGTTCCACTGCGTTCTTTTTTCACCAGGTACACCTGGCAGAAATAAAGGGCTGGACCCATTTGGAATTTGTTGCATGGTTCCCTGTTTTTACCGGAGTTTCGGTGCTGTCGATGGTCGGAGCAGGTTGGGCGCTGGACAAGGTTGGAACCCATCGGTTGATGCCGCTATTCCAACTCCCTGTGACAATCGGCTATCTGATTTTCGCCTGGGCCACCGAACCGACAGCCGTCATGTTCGGTTTTATCTTTCTGGCACTGACCACCGGAGCCAATGCCACGATCCCAGCGGCGTTTTGGGCTGAAACGTATGGCACGGCTCACATCGGTGCCATAAAATCCCTAGCCACCGCAATCATGGTCCTGGGCACAGCCATTGGGCCAGGCATTACCGGGGTTTTGATAGACGCCGGGATCAGCCTGGAAACCCAGTTTATCGGCTTTGTTGCGTATTTCCTGGTAACATCTCTGGGCGTGGCAATCGGACTGAAAAAGTATGGCCGATTGTGA
- a CDS encoding alpha/beta fold hydrolase — MTRLTISLIVLLAGLAGCVDRSVVETVPAALTIGTAKTVFAATTRENGTGGDFGPGRSEMLSLLELTVSIPPEHQTGRIEYGYTNPDPRTQFALAGSREFASPSEFRTHVNQAVTRRPAGDREATLYVHGFNTTQTEAAFRAAQLAHDLDLPGVQMIYSWPSLGSPLGYAYDGDSMLFARDGLEKLLRDIHRSGTERIVIVAHSMGSVLVMEALRQIEIADPGWSSRFLNGIVLISPDLDVDLFRTQMSRIAKPPQPFIVFVSRKDKLLTLSQRLRGTHSRERLGNISSVEAISDLPIDIIDTTEFSDDAQSSHFVAGSSPTLIKMLNEATKMAQFVGHDRITPESLLPGAVAHYSAATEITPYNLAGER; from the coding sequence ATGACACGCTTAACTATTAGTTTGATTGTCCTCCTGGCGGGTCTGGCTGGTTGTGTTGACAGGTCTGTTGTCGAAACGGTTCCGGCGGCATTGACAATCGGAACCGCAAAAACCGTATTTGCCGCAACCACGCGTGAGAATGGAACAGGCGGAGACTTTGGGCCTGGACGCTCAGAAATGCTCAGCCTGCTGGAACTCACTGTCAGCATCCCTCCGGAGCATCAAACTGGGCGGATCGAATATGGATATACCAATCCCGATCCGCGAACCCAATTCGCCTTGGCCGGCAGCAGAGAGTTTGCCTCACCATCCGAATTTCGAACCCATGTAAACCAGGCTGTGACCCGGCGCCCGGCCGGAGACCGCGAAGCGACATTGTATGTGCATGGGTTCAACACCACCCAAACCGAAGCCGCATTCCGCGCAGCCCAACTGGCCCATGATCTGGATCTGCCCGGAGTGCAGATGATCTATTCATGGCCCAGCCTGGGCAGCCCTTTGGGATATGCCTATGACGGAGACAGCATGTTGTTTGCGCGGGACGGCTTGGAGAAGTTGCTGCGCGACATCCATCGCAGCGGTACGGAACGGATCGTGATTGTCGCCCATTCAATGGGGTCCGTATTGGTGATGGAAGCCTTGCGTCAGATCGAGATTGCCGATCCGGGATGGTCGTCACGGTTCCTGAATGGGATCGTGCTGATTTCCCCCGATCTGGATGTTGATCTGTTTCGAACCCAAATGAGCCGGATTGCCAAACCGCCCCAACCTTTTATCGTTTTTGTGTCCCGCAAGGACAAGCTGTTGACCCTTTCACAACGGCTTAGGGGTACCCACAGCCGGGAACGGTTGGGTAATATCAGCTCGGTCGAAGCGATTTCCGATCTACCCATTGATATCATTGATACGACAGAATTTTCAGATGACGCACAATCTTCGCATTTTGTGGCCGGGTCTTCGCCCACATTGATCAAAATGCTGAACGAAGCTACCAAAATGGCCCAGTTCGTCGGGCATGATCGGATCACCCCAGAGAGCCTGTTACCGGGTGCTGTGGCGCATTATTCTGCCGCGACGGAAATCACTCCTTACAACCTTGCCGGTGAGCGTTGA
- a CDS encoding DM13 domain-containing protein has protein sequence MINRRNFLSVAVASGAALIISGPQAFAAEGGHFEGRSKHITTGKVKIVKEDGGYVVELGDDFSLDGAPDPRVGLGKNGKYDPATDLGELRNLKGGQSYAVPAGVDISGHNEVYIWCRKFNVPLGVATLN, from the coding sequence ATGATCAATCGTCGAAATTTTCTGAGCGTAGCCGTAGCATCCGGCGCAGCGCTGATCATTTCAGGGCCACAGGCATTTGCCGCCGAGGGTGGTCATTTTGAGGGCCGCAGCAAACACATCACCACCGGCAAGGTGAAAATTGTGAAAGAGGATGGTGGATATGTCGTCGAACTGGGTGACGACTTCTCGTTGGACGGAGCACCTGATCCACGTGTCGGTTTGGGCAAAAACGGGAAATATGACCCAGCCACGGATTTGGGTGAACTGCGCAACCTGAAAGGTGGGCAATCTTATGCGGTTCCAGCCGGGGTCGATATTTCCGGCCACAACGAAGTTTACATTTGGTGTCGCAAATTCAACGTGCCGTTGGGCGTTGCAACATTGAACTAA
- a CDS encoding murein transglycosylase A codes for MIHALRAACVAVSMMCGAGAQGEVTHQILGFDQLEGWDKDDHAAALQAFLNTCPDLDDPDWTSLCAVAQNHPVEQAKAFFELFFRPVLTQDGDPALFTGYFEPELEGARSPNARYRYPIYRMPPEAKRNNPWLPRRDILTSGVMDGRGLEIAWVDDPVELFFLQIQGSGRIRMSDGSTIRVGYGGANGHPYRSIGVELIRRGIYNAHQVSAQVIKNWVRRNPVDGDDLLMHNPSYVFFRTVNQVPASAGPLGAMNRSVTALRTVAVDPKFVPLGAPVWLEKDGSGKMRRLMVAQDTGSAIKGAQRADIFFGTGDAAGQAAGRLRDPGRMVVLLPIQRAFALLPDELQ; via the coding sequence ATGATTCATGCGCTCCGGGCAGCATGTGTGGCGGTGTCCATGATGTGCGGGGCCGGAGCACAGGGCGAAGTCACGCACCAAATCCTTGGATTTGATCAACTGGAAGGTTGGGACAAGGATGATCATGCGGCTGCGTTGCAGGCGTTTCTGAACACGTGTCCGGATCTGGATGACCCGGATTGGACGAGCCTGTGTGCGGTGGCCCAGAATCACCCTGTCGAGCAGGCCAAGGCGTTCTTTGAATTGTTCTTTCGTCCGGTTCTGACCCAGGATGGCGACCCGGCGCTGTTCACTGGCTATTTTGAACCAGAGCTGGAGGGCGCTCGCAGCCCCAATGCGCGCTATCGGTATCCGATCTACCGGATGCCACCCGAAGCAAAGCGAAATAATCCCTGGCTTCCCCGCCGCGATATTCTGACCAGCGGTGTCATGGACGGTCGCGGTTTGGAAATCGCATGGGTCGATGATCCGGTTGAGCTTTTTTTCTTACAAATCCAGGGGTCTGGCAGGATCAGAATGTCCGATGGATCAACGATTCGGGTCGGATATGGCGGTGCCAACGGACATCCATATCGCTCGATCGGGGTCGAATTGATTCGTCGTGGGATTTATAACGCCCATCAGGTCAGTGCGCAGGTCATCAAAAACTGGGTGCGTCGCAACCCGGTGGATGGCGATGACTTGTTGATGCACAACCCGTCCTATGTGTTCTTTCGCACCGTAAACCAAGTCCCTGCCAGCGCTGGCCCCCTGGGGGCGATGAATCGATCGGTGACAGCGTTGCGGACCGTTGCGGTGGATCCTAAATTCGTCCCCCTGGGGGCACCTGTCTGGTTGGAAAAGGACGGTTCTGGCAAGATGCGACGCCTGATGGTTGCGCAGGATACAGGTTCGGCTATCAAGGGCGCCCAGCGGGCTGACATCTTCTTTGGAACCGGAGACGCGGCGGGTCAGGCAGCCGGGCGGTTGCGTGATCCGGGGAGGATGGTTGTCCTGCTGCCTATTCAGCGGGCCTTTGCCCTTTTGCCGGACGAACTGCAATGA